The Camelus ferus isolate YT-003-E chromosome 13, BCGSAC_Cfer_1.0, whole genome shotgun sequence genome segment AGGCTACCACCTTCCTGTTTTCCAACCCTTAATCCATAGCCCAGTGGCAGGACATGAGGGATGGGACAGACTGACTGGCTTGAATGACTTGCTGGTGATTGACAGGGAAGGCCTACGTCTGTTGCAGATGATCAGTGCAGAAGCCCCTGTACTCTTTGCAAAGGCAGCCCAGATTTTTATCACAGAGTTGACTCTTCGAGCCTGGATCCACACAGAGGATAACAAGCGCCGGACTCTACAGGTAATGTTGTAGACTTACATCAGGAAAAGTCTTCTCTCCCATGGCTTTGGACCAAAGGTTGTTCTTTCTTAGGCCTCTGTCAAGCTGATGTGTGTAAGTGACATCTTCCTCTACTGGTGGGAGGCAGACAGACCTTGAAGCCATAGTAGTATGTATTTCCCCACCAAGAATCTCAATTCCCAGCTCTCCTGTTTTTCATAGCTCAGTGACTGAACTTTGAGCTCTCACTGTAAACAGAGGCTACAGTGATATTTATCTATTTCCAGATGTAAACAGCTTCTGGTTGGAAGCCTTGAGAGCCTCCAAGAAAGGACAATCCCAGGAAGAATCAGTCTCACTAACCTCATTAGTCTTTTTATTCCTTGTCTGCCTTCCTGggaatcttttccttcttttttgttttctcttttattttaatccagCAAATCAGCATTCATAGTGTTTGCCAACCCCTTGGTTACTGGCTCTAGAGGTCCTCCCCTCAATAGCCAAGCCCTAGCTCTTAGAGGAAACGTTTCCCAGACATAAGAGGAAGGGTGTGACAGATACAAGACAGTGACAGTATTTTAACAACGAAGCCAGGGAAGTAAATTATACTTTGTTTCCCCTTTATCTCCAGAATTGAgatgcttttattcatttattctccagtaattaggtttatttatttttagaggaggtactggggattgaacccaggacctcatgcatgcatcTCATGCATACatctcatgcatgctgagcatacggctctaccacttgagctatgcccttcctCCTCTGGATATTAACTGAATAcccaccatgtgccaagcactgttctaggccctggggactaatacacaaaacagacaaaaattcctcCTTTGAGAAGCCTATATTTTAGCGCAGCTAGACATTGAAAACTTACTTTATGCTCTCTTGAAGGAACTCTGAATCTAGAGAGATCCAATTAAAGTTGCCTTCAAGATCAGttcagattaaaaaatcaaatgggcAAAATACTTGAACATGCCCTTCAAaaaagaagatatccaaatgACCAATAAGTGTGTGAAAAGGTACACAATATCATTTgtcatttgggaaataaaaattaaaaccacagtgagatactggtttacacccactaggatggcaaaattaaaaaagactgatAATGACAAGTGTTGCAAGGAAGGGAAGCGACTGAAACTCATATGTTGCTGGTCAGACTGTAAagtggtgcagtcactttggagaACTATTTGGCACTTTCTGATAAAGCTAACATATTCCTTACTCTGAGACCCAGCccttccactcctaggtgtaccCCCAAAAGTATGGACGCTTTGTTTAAGAATGTTCATAACAACCTCATTTATAATAGTGGgaaactagaaacaactcaaCTATCCATCAAAATGGGAATATGTTAACTAATTGATATAAAGTGGATTACTACTcaataaaaaaaccaaattatttattcatacagcaatgtggatgaatctcaataatattatattaagcgaaagaaactagaggaaaacatTACATGGCACATGATACCATACATTGTCACCATTTGCGGTGGTAAAAATCAGAGTGGTGGCTGCCTCAAATTGGTATAGGAGGGTAACAGACTGGTGAGGGACAGAAGGAAGCTTTGTGTTTTCTTACCTGGGTGCTAGTAACCTGGGTGCATGTATTTATTCAGATTCATCAAGCTGTGTActtaagatgtgtgtgtgtgtgtgttaactgAATGTGAGTAACAATTCAGTAAAATATTGGcattaaaaaaggcaaaataaaaatgttaaaaagtccAATTTAAGTATATCTGTTTCCAAAATTCTGTAGAACACTTTGGAGTATTTttgtaggtgatttttttttcttgtattccCCCTCTTTCTACTCGTAGATGAGCTGTTTGGATAGCTTGAGTAGGTGACATCATCAAGAATGTGATACTGTGTTGTACTAATCTTAAATGAGACCTGGCAGCCTTAAGATGTGCCCTGCTTCGTTTGGGAGAGTTTATCAAGCTGGTGGTTGGCAGGAAGGGTTGACTGGAGTTTTGCATTTCAGTGGCTTGGGGCCATCACAGAGACaggggaaggaaaaaacagaaaatttccatCCCTCCTATTTTGTCTGATGAGTCACCTTCTTTTAAGATGTGATATATAGAGATTGCTGTGGATTTCTGTTAGCATGTTGACTTTTCCCCCTACATTTTactatgaaaaaatttaaacgTAAGCCAACTTTATGGTGAACACATGTATACTCACCACTTAGGTCCTACTGTTAACGTTTTACTTATTGTATCCCCATATCTATCTTTCCCTCTATCTAGCCATCAagtcatctatttttaaatacatttaaaagtttacatTCCCTTGAACACTTCAGTATGCATACCATACACTATAGAgttcactgttttttttcctttttttcccttttgctttaaaattgtCCTGCAGTGCAGTACTCAAATCCTGAGTATACATAGtgtgttctttttcagttaaaagaaaaccCTCTTATTTAAAGAAAGGGAATGTCAAAAGAACCTCATCAGAATAGGCCTTGGTTTCAGTAGCGTTAATCAACTGACTCATgttctctccccacctgccctctgtTCTACTGATGATTCAGACTTCCAATGTGCATGTCACATGGAATAAGATTTAAGCTATGGATCTAACATTGTGATTttgaattccaaaataaaaattgtagccTTGTAGGAACTAACCTATATAGATCCAATGACTAGAAAATATTGCCAAAAATTATTGAATTACGATTTCAGCTAAGAGATTCAAAATAGATTATAACTACTTGTGAACCAAAGAGCCAAACGTTATTTAGGAACTTAAAAAGGTTATAAGATTGAATGATAGCCTAACCTTGCTAACCGCAGAATGACCAGAAACCTGTCAATTAGATTGCTAGACTCATACAGATATATCTGGAGGATGATGACTTAACAACCATGGGACCTTGGGGCAGGGTCAAGCACAGGTGGTAGTAGTTGCTGGCTCGAATAACCAGTTTGTGGAACATGAGCTGCATGTATCTCTTTTCTGTTGATGTTTGTCCATCAGGTCTGATCATTGAAAGTTTATAAAAGTTTGGTTGTGCTTATTTCAGCTATAGGCTTGGCCGTGGGTATTTAGTTTGGCTTAGAAGTCATCATCTTATCTTACTTATAACTTTGAGGGTAGAAAGCTAGGTGAACTAGTTTCTCCCCAGGCTAATTTTTcaacctgcttttctttgttacAGAGGAATGATATTGCCATGGCAATTACAAAATTTGATCAGTTTGACTTTCTCATCGATATCGTTCCAAGAGATGAGCTGAAACCTCCAAAGCGTCAGGTGAGCCAAGAAGGCATTGCTCCTGCTGACTAGAGAGTGAGCACCTTGCATCCTCGTGTCAGATGTGCTGCTTTCCTCTCTCAGCGCCAGTCATGTgctcttccttttgtttctccttctctagACAAGATCCATCTTTAACATCTCCTTCTGTTATTCATTTAGGGATACTTTTAACTCAGTGCCTCTGAGGTGGTATTTCagtgaaaagtaaacaaaaggaaaattaaaggcTTTAGTCACAAACAGTAAAGTGAAGCTCATTTCAGGGTATTCCTAGGAAGTCTATCAGAGTTCTTAATCTAGGGTGGGAGAACATTCCCGGCAAGTTACAGATTTTAGATTTCCAAGAAACAACTTGTGTGTGTACGTAGTGGTGTTTGGGGTGAGTGGACTTTGGTTTTCTCTTACTCTCGATTATGGCTTTCTCCGTATTGCActggctacacattagaatcacctcttagggttttaaaaaataccagtgcCTAGGCTCCGTCCCACACCAGCTGGAATCAGAATCTGTGAGGGGGAGGCCCAGGCATCAGTACTTTTTAAAGCTCTGCAGGTGCTTTTAATGTGCAGCCAGATTTGAGAACCATCACTTAAATCGTTTTTCTGAGCAGTCACGAGAAAGAATGTGAACGTCTGCCTTTCCTGCTCTTCTGCCTGCTCCTCTCCAAAGGTCACACCATTGTTTTTCAGCACCTTGGGTGCATAAAGCTCTTAACTGCATTTGTAATAGACCCCTCTCCTGTATAGCTCATCATTTAAGGCATGCAGATTGCATGACTCACTAGGTGTAGTAGAGACACTTGGGGAATAGTGGCAGAGTCCGACAGGAGCAAAGCTGTGCCTTGATctgcttgctttattttgttaataaaatttttaagtgtttttaatgaattatttcataGTGTACTATCCTTAGAAACAGTCATTCAGTGATGACCATTCTCCTGTGCTGTCTCATATTAATAACCAGTAAGAAAGTGGAGGAGACGGGGGCATCTTAAAGAACTTTTGTAATCCCAACTCTGCCTGGGGGTTAGCAAGCCCTCTGCACCTCCTTCCTAGAGCAGGGTGCCTCACCGCGTCTCCGTTCTTTCTGGGCAGTCTTTGCTACTGTAAACATCCTTGACTGGAAGCTGTAAGGCGTTCCGAGGAGCTTTCAGTCGGATGTTTACAGCGGCAGGCTGCCACGGTCGTCCCGCTGCGCATCGCCTTTGAAACACTGCAGGTTTGTGCCCGCAGCTCAGTTCCTCCTCTCTGAGAAGTCACTACAGCAAGAACCCAGGCCACTTCTCTTCCTTCAGAACAGATGCTGCCACACACCCACTAGCCTTGCTGGAATTTGTTTCGGGAGCcccctttaaaaacaaagtggTGAGCTCTGACAGAATAAGGCCTTGCTCAGGCTGGTTACACCAACTCCTGCTTGATCCCTGTGGCTGCCTGCTGAGCCAGCTGGCCAGAGAGAATGGTCatgtcctctcccttcctctatAGAGTCCTCAGTGCTTGGCTCTCTCAGGGTGTCAGACAGTTCCTTGTTACATCCTGGCCTGACTTAGAATGCTGTGATCCATCTCCTTTAAAGTGTGTCTAGCTGAAACAGCTCCTTGCTGCCTGGATTCAGTTCTTTTAGGTGTTCAGGCCATTGATTGGCATCCTCTTCCGGACAGCTGCTGCCTGGCCTTTGAAAGGTTGAGATTGCTGAAAGCTGGCCTGAAATTCTAAGATAGCACTTTTAATCCTCCATAGACATGAAGTTTTCCCAAGCTTCAAATTGGCTGGCACCTTCCTCAAGTTCTTTAAAAGCGCCTACTCTCCAAAACTCACTCTTTCTGAAGGAGGCAGCAGTTCATTCTTGCTACTGAAGCGAATGTGCTTTTTTCTAGTCTAGGGctggctgcacaacactgtggTGGTGGCCCTAGGATGTGATGCTTCTCATTCTCTGGTGGTGTTTGCCAGAGTCCACTTCCGAAGAGATTCCAAAAGCAAGCGCTCTGGTTGGGAGGCCACTGCTAAAGTGCCTGTTCTGAATTAATCCTGCCATTCAGAGATTGTTCTAGCACAGGGGCTGATTTCCCACTGCTGGGGAAAGAATCGAGCCAGAAATACTGAGTTGAGGATCTAAGGCCCTTGACTTGTTTCCCTTGTTCTTTGGGGAAGCAAGTAGAGACTTCTCAAGCAGAAGATAGTTGAGGCCTTGACTTCTATCCCACTAAAGCTATGAGTTGAAAGTTCCTGCTCATTGAAATGTCATTTCCTCTTTACCCATTTCTTTAAACCAAGCATAATCATTCCCTTGCTAGCTTGACTTCCATTGGCAGAATGAGTCTTCATAATGCAGAAGAAGCTTAGATATGCCTCCTTCCATTCCAGTGATTAGAGAGTGAGCTGTCATGCCTTGTCCTGACAGCACAAACCTAGGTGCCTCTGTTTGATACTCAGAGAGTGCCCTAGACATTGCCCAGTTCATAAACAAGATCAGAGGGTATAGTAGCAGCATAGGAGAAGCTCTTCCATGCTCTCACAGCTTTTGGCAAAGGGTATTTTGGCTTCTGAATGTGGTATGTAGAGGGTTTGCTTTTCGTCTGGCAAAAAGACCACAGTCAGGTGCAGATCAGTAGTAGTCAGGGATAACTGGAGACAGAACAGTCACAGGTTAGGCTGGGAAATGCCAGTGTTTCCCTACTCCCCAGACTTCCTACAGCTTAGTTCTGGGGGTCTTAGTCCTCAGTGCCCTCTCATCACCCAAGAGCTTTTTCAACATAGGTTTGAACTTTAGTGGTTGATgttctttataaaatgagaagGGTTTTGAGtggaaaataaattcattgaaCCTATTCAGCAGCTTTGAAAAGAGTAGTTGGCCTCTGTTTCTTGGCTAAGGAAGGTGTCAGTATTATCCTTGCCACAGCCAAGATCTACTTGACCGGCTGACCTTTATAATGGTGAGAAGTTGGAGTTGGAATGAAGATAATGTTGTCACAGCTAAATTGTTCTGGAAACTGAGACCTAGATGAAGGTAAAAGGGAGatctcctttttcttctgcctCAGCATGATCATGTCCAGGGTTCAAACTACTTGTGTCTGAAGCACAGAACACATTCACCTAGAAAGTTGGTTCATGTTTGAGGACTAGCTTTGAAACCTAGAATGTTACGAGTGTCTGCTGGGTGGGGTGGATGGCCATTGGGAATCCTTGTCATGTAGAGATCCGGGTTTCTTAGTGGCTAGATAGCAGCAGTCCTGATTGTGGTATCCTGGGCCCCCTGTCACTGGGCAAGCAAAAGACTACCCAGCCGCACTCTATAGCCGATAAGAGCGTCTCCTCGCACTGTGGCCGCAGAGTCCTAGAGGGGGCAAGCACTTAGGGATTCTTTTCTATTGCTAACAGCTGTTGGGTTCAAGAGACTTTGTCATACTCCCAACTTGGGTTAAAAAAACCCACTTTCCTACCTCCAGTTGTCTGCCTGGCTCTGTGAATCTATTCATTCAGAACTgcttattgagtgcctgctaggAGACGCATGGGACagtggggagcaggagagagcaAGGCTTTGCCTTCATAGGGCTTTCACTCTAGCAGGGAAGATAGTTTAACAAACAAGTACAAAAAAGTATAATGAGGAGAGGAGGATAGAGCACAGATTGGGGATGGGTCAGTACCAACCTTGTAAATGTCACTTTGGGGAGCTTTGAGACAGTCCAGAGAGTCTCTATACCTTGAAGaagtgtcttttcctctttccttgaaCAAGCAAACTTAGTCCAGaacaaggaaatgaataaatttagCTGATATTTTTGCTCAGCCAATCCAAGTGGTTgtatgtttctgttgtttttgttgtccCAGGCAGGGGCACCATGTGTCACAGGGCCTCCGGAGCAGACGCCGATCTCTGTGTCAGTGGTCAGGGGCTGACCAACCCTGGAGCCTCAGGCTGTAACCATGCCGTAGTGTGTGTAAACATCCTACACTCTCAGCTGTGAGCTCGAGGTGGCTGGGAGAGGGTTGTTTACTCCTTCTGCCATGGAAAACGTCAGCTGAAGAAGGAGCAGTCTCTTCACTCAGCAGATCGGCCAGAATGCGACCTCCCTAGTCAGCCAAGGCAGCACCCCAGCGGAGAGCTGTCCCTCAGGCCCCCTGGGTTGTGCTTCTGCGGCTTAGGACCACCAAACCAGATGTGGCGCTGGATAGATGTGGGCTCAGTGACCGCAGTGAAAAGCTGGGCTTTTGCCTCCCAGTGCTCTTGAGCCTGACATTTGATTCTGAAATTCCAACCCAGAAAAAGCCCTGTGTTTCCCTTTCTCCTGCTCTTTACCTCATGAGGTGGTGGGAATGAAATAAGGAAGTGCTGCCTGTCTGGGAGATGGGACGCCAGCCTGAGAGCGTGGTGTTTGGGTAGCAACTTCCCAGAGCTTGCAGTTAGCAGTGTTCTCAGATCACAGGCCCTGACGGCATTTACTGACATGCACTGCTAGTGCGTGGTTTTTAGTTACGGTAATTATTTGCCCATTTGCAACTCGTCATCGCACAGTGTACTTCAGAAAATTGGCTGTATGTTTTGTGAAGCCTATGGAATCTGttatttttagtttgatttagCACAACTGGTCTCTTCAAATTCCACTTTCCCTTGGCTTCAAATGTGGAGAGCTCAGCATTCAGCAGGCAACTGCACAGAGCCCATTTGGGGGAAGAATGGAAATTCACTGTGGCGGCTGCTGAGTCGGTTCTTTCCCTCTTACCTGCCTCTCCTTCTTCCCCACAGGAGGAGGTGCGCCAGTCTGTGACTCCTGCCGAGCCTGTCCAGTACTACTTCACGCTGGCTCAGCAGCCCACTGCCGTTCAAGTCCAGGGACAGCAGCAGGGCCAGCAGACCACCAGCTCCACAACCACCATCCAACCCGGGCAGATCATCATTGCACAGCCTCAGCAGGGCCAGGTCTGTGAGCTGCCGAGGCTGCCTGCCCAGCAAGACAGCACTCCTTAGTTTGGGATGGGAAGAGTGTGGCTAGGGCGGAGGGGCAGTCAGATCACTGTGGAGCACAGGATTTGAGTTCTGGAGACTGGGCTTTTCCCCAAATTCACTCAAACGTGAGATGACGTGTCACCTAATCACTCTGGGCCCTGGTTTCCTCGTGGGTCAGATGAGGAAAATGTAGTGAAcatgacattttccaggatccctaaaaacttttaggaaaaaagtcTCTGTAATGCCCCCATGAAGAATAGTGGCATTTCTGTAGAAGGTATTTTGAGCGGACTCCATGACTGCAGTCTGTGTGTCTCCACCAGAATTGGAATTTTAAGGGGGAGATCAGACATCTTTTCCAGCTTgcattcctctcctccccctttccccatcaTTTTTCTGTCCCACCAGATTTGTGCCAGTGACCTTCTCTTTTCACAATAGTAATCAGAAGCTTCTTTCTTtcaatagtactgctgtgaaagTAGTAACATCCGCATTTGTTGGGGATCATGAGAGGCTGCAGAGGACTGTTCTCTGAGCTCTTACTTCAAAATCTCTGTCAATCATTAatctatttattcatcaaatattgaGCATCCTCTGTCAATAAAGTCCAGTGCTATGTGTTGGGGATACAAGCATGAATAAAGCAGTCACTGTTTTTAGGAATTCACAGTCTAGTTGGAGctacaaatatttaaagttacaTACACCATTTGCCAAATGGGAAGTGTAAGATACTCTTAGGGTTTGTATAGCAAGTGTTATGACAGCCCTTCAGAAGGGGTCCTAATAAAGATGTGAGGTAGGTTGTAGGAGAGGACATCAGAGAAACTTCCCTGAAGGGAATAATATGAGTCTTGGAGGGAACAATGGAAATGCATCAAATAAACAGGGAAGGAGGGCTTTCCCAGGAGAGGACACGGCACgagcaaaggctcagaggtgagAAACGGCACACGaagtgtgggaggggagggtatagtcaGCAAAGGGGAACATCTAGGCAAGTCTGAGAAGACAGGCAGAAGACACATCCTAGACAGCCTTCAGTATTCCAGTAAGGAGCTGGGTTTGCCTAAAGTAAAAAAATTGGGATTTAAATATTGAGTATGATTTTAGTATTTATTCcctgctcatttgtttattcatatgGCAGAAATTTAATGAGTGCTTGCTCTTTGCTAGACACAGTGCTAGGCAGGAGGGGTTTAGAGATGACCACAGCCCAGTCTCTGCCTCAAGGTGTCCACTGCACCATGATGCCTGAGGGACCTCTTTGGCTATCCCTCGTGCTTCTGCAGTGGTGAGCGCTTTACCTGTCAGAGGCTTTATCCCTGTACAGGGCAGACTTCAAGGGAGTCTGCCAAGAGCTGGCTCTGATCGGCTGGTCATCCTAAGAAACTCATGGCCATCATGCCCTGACAGCAGGGCACGCCATACGTGATTTGACAGCTGCTATGCTAACATGAGCCTTCATTTTCCTGAAGTGATTTAGAAATACCTTGGAAATCCTCTCGGAAATAGAGTTGGTATAGTACAGTGATGAGTTGGCAGTATGCATCTTTTTTTAGTCAGCGAGAATTTCATCTATCCTCTTCTCTGCCACCCCAAGACTTGCTCAGCTTGGAGCTGATAAGGCTTGTGAGGACGGGGAAGTTGGCTCCTCTCGGCATCTCCCAGCTGTTGTTTTGCCGTCCTGCTGGTTCAGGGTGGCCTTGTATTGTGTATGCCTCCTTGGACCTGTCGTAATAGCTACTTTAGGTTGAATTCAGATATCTTTTGCAGGATCATACATAGGAAAGTTGGAAGAAAAGCGTATTCTGGTAAAGCGAATCCTGTGTTTTCTGTCATAAAATTGGAAACTTTCATTCCTGGAGGTTTGGGGAACAGGCTGAGTTGAAAATTGTGGTGTGAGAGTGGAAGGTATTTCCTGTTGACCTGGCCCACTGCATGTATTTCCTTCTgtcatctttcttctctcccctcctccagtttGTAGTCATTTTTCCTTACTTAATAATCCCTTGAATCTCATCTCTAGTTCCCAGAACACATCTCCATCCTTTGTAACTTTACATGCATAGGAGAGCTGCACATTCAAAACACAGAGCTGCGGAACAGTGACATCAATGGGAGCCCGTGACTCACTGAGACTCTCTGAGTCATCTTATGAGGTGGTTCTTACTTTATACCCAAAGTGGGGAGATGGGTGCAGGTAGAGTTGAGAggccccaccctcccaccaccaccaaatgaACAAGATATAGTGGGCTCTGTAAAGCTCACATCTCACATCtgagatttaaagaaatgattgaCTGACTGACCCCTTTGACAGTATGAGTCTACTGTGTCTCAAAGGAGTAGGAAGTTCCATAGGACTACagtccactgtgtgtgtgtgagacacagAATCTTCTAAGTCATGTACATTAGACCGAAGTTTCTTAAATCTAAGATTCCTGTTTCTAGAAGTTTATAATTATTGCTGTATTAAATTCTGTTATTTAGGATAGCCTCAGTTAAAATCCAGGTCTTAGTGCCCAGGTCTTAAGGGTTTTTGCCTTTCCAGTGGGAATCTGAGCTGTGGTCCAGAGCAGCCTGCCGGCCAGTGTGAGCTGAAGTCACTTGCTGTTTGAATAGGGGGAAAACTGGTGTGCAGCTGAATTTTTTTCACAGTGTCTTTCTTGCCTGAGAAGGAGCCCAGGATCCTGAACTTGGTAAATCCATACTCACCCCACTTTCCATTTAGTTTGTTCTCTAAACTCACCTGCTTCAGATTGACTTTGGCCATGTCTCAAGCAAGTTATCATGGTTGCTTTTGATTCTTTTGTATTGTATGTGCCTTGAAGGGGCTATCATTTGAACCACAGAGATGTTTGGGGCCTAGGCAAATACCCTGTACTCTGAGCCtaaaaatctgtttctctttcctgtcttACTTTGGAGAGTGACTTTAGCAGTGCTCTAAGCCTGAAGGACTCTGTAGGCTGAGTACTGTCAGTGTTGAGATGAGTTCAGGCATTCATGGGGGGCTCCTGGTAAACTGCTTGTCATTCACTCCTTGGTAAGCCTAATAACTCTGAGCCAGAGTTCAGTCAGCTTTCTCATAACTCTTCCTTCCAGACCACACCCGTGACCATGCAAGTTGGAGAAGGTCAGCAGGTGCAGATTGTCCAAGCCCAGCCGCAGGGTCAAGCCCAGCAGGCGCAGAGTGGCACTGGACAGACGATGCAGGTGATGCAGCAGATCATTACCAACACAGGAGAGATTCAGCAGATCCCGGtaagccctgccctgcctcaaGGTCTGCGTGGCGCTGTGCTCAACGTTCTAGCAGGAAGTAGAGATttcgtatacacacacacacgctttttTGTAAACCTATATTCCCGTTACCTTAGAGCACAACTTGCTTCACTGTATACTCACTGCTTTCCTTTAATCCAGGTTCAGGCTCACCACTGTGGGGCAGCTCCTCTTAATTTCCCCTCACTCCACCTACGCAGAGAAATCCTTGTAACCATTATCCCATGCCAAGGCACAGAGGTCCTATGAGGCAATCCCGTTATTTGATTAGCAGAGAGTAAGAGGGAGGTGTATAGAGAAAGCTATAAATACACTTGTTGCATATTCATGAGTCAGTTCCCAGTGGATCCTGCAGCAAAGTGTATTTCTGGCTTTTATTTAACTTATCTATTCCTTCACTGTGGACTGCTGCTTCCTTTGTGCCTTGAGGGATTTCATTTCTTAGATTTGTTGGCTTTTTTACTTATACTTGTTCTTTTGTAAAAAGTGTCTTAGCACTTGCCATCTATATATTATTGATCATTTTGCCCTCCCCAAAAAATATGGAAAGTGAGTGACATGGAGCAGTCCTATTCCTGCCCCTTGCTCTTCCTATTATAAGTGAAATGTAGGCAGATACAGAAACTCACTTGGACTTGGTTGCcacttcctctttgaaaaaaGCTCAAAGAGTATCCTCAACTCTGTTTTTGGAACTATTCTTATTAACAGAGTATAAGCCAAGAGAAAGCTTGGGAAAGTGGAGTGtgtacctctctctctctctctctgtctgtctctttccttctcatctctctctctgcccacctcttccctccacccttccctccttctctccctccctttctctcttctccttgtcactgcacgtgcatgcacacgtacacatacacatacacaaaataccCATCAATTCCAGATGCCTTGCCTCACTGTTTTAGCCACCAACCAAAGACTCCTTTCTTGAATGGTTCTCATTTTTGCATGTGAAGGCACCA includes the following:
- the NFYC gene encoding nuclear transcription factor Y subunit gamma isoform X3 — encoded protein: MSTEGGFGGTSSSDAQQSLQSFWPRVMEEIRNLTVKDFRVQELPLARIKKIMKLDEDVKMISAEAPVLFAKAAQIFITELTLRAWIHTEDNKRRTLQRNDIAMAITKFDQFDFLIDIVPRDELKPPKRQEEVRQSVTPAEPVQYYFTLAQQPTAVQVQGQQQGQQTTSSTTTIQPGQIIIAQPQQGQTTPVTMQVGEGQQVQIVQAQPQGQAQQAQSGTGQTMQVMQQIITNTGEIQQIPVQLNAGQLQYIRLAQPVSGTQVVQGQIQTLATNAQQITQTEVQQGQQQFSQFTDGQQLYQIQQVTMPAGQDLAQPMFIQSANQPSDGQAPQVTGD